Proteins encoded by one window of Danaus plexippus chromosome Z, MEX_DaPlex, whole genome shotgun sequence:
- the LOC116777199 gene encoding RIMS-binding protein 2, whose amino-acid sequence MSGYGMSSGGDSDTLSRRLREAERARADAERAHADALAHLRAAQRTPHDSHNVEQLQSRVRELEKKAALETVRCEELQLELSAAMRARGTTTTATWSTPVTQPASEIERIMAKIEQDNRILAELEHSRSTTHGIQTSGSNQALGEFQSPTPSPLPHSYTSTSGHVVLCQSNTMPTLSSLHNTSHFTAPSSNTVAYSMSAHNPTSYSNPVPATYGLSNAHQVTFTNPVTAPLVNNISQISSTLAGLQSNLQNITGNMSGMNLGSTLVGPAISGTLTGAGLSSCLNNQQTNLSGGLTSTLAGIQSNLSGSLGNPLSNLTGTGQIGNLNTSLTGTNAYGTGVGTYTNPLLSGGLGTNTMNIKLKPIDEIDLGLSRYGTNPPLVRATTPVTPHQPSWNLGIDSQFGTDRIGNMDTFIHDRGPRAIRLLPNNMLDVDVRNTHYMNGGASSEPQVDMLDIPGKGRCCVYIARFSYDPPDVETSEGELSICTGDYLLVWGPPDTNATMLDAELLDGRRGLVPANFVQRLVGDDLLEFHQAVIATLRDADETATTAISDMSLSRDVARLSEMADISDGPEDDDNVPAPRQLTLERQLNKSVLIGWTAPEGVQQANIDSYHVYVDGVLKTTVKATERTRALVEGVDANRPHRISVRSVTVTRRTSRDAACTMVIGRDTGNMGPTCVRASGVTCSQAVISWLPANSNHQHVVCVNNVEVRTVKPGVYRHTITGLSPSTQYRVTVRAKHLRAGPPGVPIEEAPGAYTDFRTLPKGLPDPPNEIMVEAGPQDGTLLVTWQPVLRPPASGPVTGYAVYADGKKVTDVDSPTGDHALIDIGKLIGLNPKCVTVRTKSRDSQSSDSAPTPIPPAVLRGVVSRVPRGSGQGPTSGPNQPTPGFRNQRPQPYQQHQQVIEHDENLSDKEIFPTTNRHEGQAAQPTSGFGTGLLKSIFDKITPSQSGIPAIEITKEGAVEASSEDEEPRRRPQQPSQPAQASQPPSGQQYPNTQAYHGTQQPPYQQGGQFPSNQPSQYPGQPQQYQNPPPRNHHERGRPPNPHQQLQQQQMQQGPMQQYGPRGGPPMAPRGPQPGHRPPQGHPQSKRSRFFIALFDYDPATMSPNPESCEEELPFSEGDTIKVWGDKDADGFYWGECRGRRGYVPHNMVVEVSEQEATGQAAAKPRDRWTEAYANQPVRRMVALYDYDPQELSPNVDADAELSFQTGQIIHVYGEMDDDGFYMAEIDGVKGLVPSNFLTDANDNYGPPGQSSQGMMGGGRTGIPGTSMPVGGQGRGRGVPPGPGARGPPPPPRENVAPAPRNHHRKTDACPLPPSQLDHNTCASIPEQANSQGRGRGAVSAPQVSTIARTSAGNVSTPTVQSPGSAAITGMPPIGTTTAVSTSPARRGGPAVVPAPTAQPTTQAPPPTTQPNLMQKFSEMTAPGGDILSKGKELIFMKFGLGGK is encoded by the exons ATGAGCGGGTACGGTATGTCGAGCGGTGGGGACTCTGACACGCTGTCTCGAAGGCTGCGTGAGGCGGAGCGCGCTCGAGCTGATGCTGAGAGAGCGCACGCGGACGCACTTGCACATCTTCGGGCGGCGCAGCGCACGCCGCACGACTCACACAACGTAGAACAGTTACAATCTAGAGTTAGAGAACTAGAGAAAAAG GCGGCATTAGAAACGGTTCGTTGCGAAGAACTGCAGTTGGAGCTGTCGGCAGCGATGCGTGCTCGTGGCACCACGACTACGGCAACCTGGTCGACGCCTGTGACTCAGCCAGCTTCCGAAATCGAGAGGATTATGGCTAAAATTGAACAAGATAACCGGATTTTAGCTGAATTGGAGCATTCTAGATCTACAACTCATG GGATTCAAACAAGCGGATCTAATCAAGCGTTGGGAGAGTTTCAGTCGCCGACACCATCTCCTTTGCCTCACTCATATACAAGCACCTCTGGCCACGTGGTGCTCTGTCAGAGCAACACGATGCCTACTCTCTCTTCTCTACACAACACTTCCCACTTCACCGCTCCCAGCTCTAATACAGTGGCGTATTCTATGAGTGCTCATAATCCTACTTCTTATTCTAATCCAGTCCCAGCTACTTACGGTCTGTCTAACGCTCATCAAGTTACTTTCACGAATCCAGTAACTGCTCCTCTCGTTAACAATATAAGTCAAATTTCGAGCACTCTTGCCGGTCTTCAATCTAATTTACAAAACATCACTGGCAATATGTCCGGGATGAATTTGGGTAGCACATTAGTCGGCCCAGCGATTAGTGGTACCTTAACAGGAGCAGGACTTTCTAGCTGTCTTAATAAccaacaaacaaatttatctgGAGGTCTTACAAGCACTCTTGCTGGAATTCAATCAAATTTGAGCGGTTCATTAGGAAACCCACTATCTAATCTCACAGGAACTGGACAAATCGGAAATCTTAATACAAGTTTGACTGGCACAAATGCATATGGAACGGGCGTAGGGACCTACACGAATCCATTATTATCCGGTGGTCTAGGAACAAACACaatgaatattaaactaaaaccCATTGATGAAATAGACCTTGGCTTAAGCAGATATGGTACTAATCCGCCTTTAGTTAGAGCTACCACACCAGTAACACCGCACCAACCCTCTTGGAATTTAGGAATAGATAGCCAATTTGGAACTGATAGAATAGGAAATATGGATACCTTTATTCATGATCGAGGTCCGAGAGCCATAAGACTTTTACCAAATAATATGTTGGACGTAGATG TCCGAAACACGCATTACATGAATGGTGGCGCATCCTCTGAGCCACAAGTTGATATGCTAGACATTCCAGGAAAAGGTCGTTGCTGTGTTTATATTGCTCGATTCTCCTATGATCCGCCAGA TGTCGAGACCTCGGAAGGAGAATTATCTATTTGCACCGGAGACTATTTACTGGTTTGGGGTCCACCGGATACCAATGCAACAATGCTTGATGCTGAGCTGTTAGACGGTCGTCGAGGTCTTGTTCCAGCAAATTTTGTACAACGTTTAGTTGGTGACGATCTCTTAGAATTTCATCAA gccGTAATAGCTACTTTGCGAGATGCTGATGAAACTGCTACTACAGCAATAAGTGACATGTCGCTTAGCAGGGATGTGGCTCGTCTCAGTGAAATGGCTGATATAAGCGATGGTCCAGAAGATGATGACAatg TGCCAGCGCCGCGTCAGCTGACCCTGGAGCGGCAACTCAACAAGTCCGTGCTCATCGGCTGGACGGCGCCGGAGGGTGTGCAACAAGCCAACATCGACAGCTACCATGTGTACGTTGACGGCGTGCTCAAAACTACAGTCAAGGCAACCGAGCGAACTCGTGCTTTGGTCGAAGGAGTAGATGCGAATCGA CCACATCGCATTAGCGTCCGATCAGTAACAGTCACTAGACGCACGTCGAGGGACGCCGCATGTACCATGGTCATAGGCAGAGACACTGGAAATATGGGACCCACTTGTGTTAGAGCGAGTGGAGTAACTTGCTCCCAAGCTGTAATTTCTTGGCTTCCAGCTAACTCAAACCACCAACATGTCGTGTGCGTCAATAATGTTGAG GTACGAACTGTCAAGCCGGGTGTTTATCGACATACAATAACGGGTTTGTCCCCAAGCACACAATATCGAGTTACGGTCAGAGCTAAGCATTTACGAGCAGGTCCACCAGGAGTACCTATTGAAGAAGCACCTGGAGCTTACACTGATTTTAGAACATTACCTAAAGGGCTGCCGGATCCACCAAACGAAATAATG GTGGAGGCCGGGCCACAGGATGGCACTCTACTCGTGACGTGGCAACCTGTGCTGCGACCACCCGCTTCCGGGCCCGTCACCGGCTATGCGGTATACGCTGACGGCAAGAAGGTCACGGACGTCGATTCCCCCACCGGAGATCATGCTCTCATCGACATCGGCAAATTGATCGGCCTCAATCCCAAATGCGTTACT GTGAGAACCAAGTCGCGAGACAGTCAATCAAGTGACAGTGCTCCAACACCGATACCACCAGCTGTGCTTCGAGGAGTGGTATCTAGAGTGCCACGTGGTTCAGGTCAAGGGCCGACTTCAGGTCCAAATCAGCCAACTCCCGGTTTCAGAAACCAAAGACCTCAGCCATATCAACAACATCAGCAAGTTATCGAACACGACGAAAATCTGTCGGATAAGGAAATTTTTCCAACTACAAATCGCCATGAGGGTCAAGCAGCTCAG CCTACGAGCGGATTCGGCACAGGCCTTCTAAAGAGTATATTCGACAAAATAACCCCTTCG CAATCCGGGATACCGGCCATCGAAATCACTAAAGAGGGAGCCGTGGAGGCCAGTAGCGAGGACGAGGAACCACGCCGCCGCCCGCAG CAGCCGTCCCAACCTGCTCAAGCGTCGCAACCGCCTTCGGGTCAGCAGTACCCGAATACACAAGCCTACCATGGCACGCAGCAACCCCCCTATCAACAGGGAGGCCAGTTCCCAAGTAATCAGCCAAGCCAATATCCCGGCCAACCGCAGCAGTATCAGAACCCTCCACCCCGAAATCATCATGAAAGAGGGCGCCCTCCAAATCCTCACCag CAattacaacaacaacaaatgCAACAAGGCCCTATGCAGCAATATGGTCCACGAGGAGGTCCTCCAATGGCTCCTAGAGGCCCCCAACCTGGTCATCGTCCTCCACAAGGACACCCTCAATCTAAAAGAAGTAGATTTTTCATCGCTCTTTTTGACTATGATCCGGCTACTATGAGTCCAAATCCCGAAAGCTGCGAAGAAGAATTGCCCTTCAGCGAAGGAGACACGATAAAG gTTTGGGGTGACAAGGACGCAGATGGATTTTATTGGGGTGAATGTCGTGGCCGACGGGGCTATGTACCTCACAATATGGTAGTAGAAGTTTCTGAACAGGAAGCCACCGGTCAGGCCGCAGCCAAGCCTCGGGATCGTTGGACGGAAGCTTACGCTAACCAGCCCGTGCGAAGAATGGTTGCCTTGTACGACTATGATCCTCAGGAGCTCAGCCCTAATGTCGATGCTGAt GCGGAGTTGAGTTTTCAAACGGGTCAAATTATCCACGTTTATGGAGAAATGGACGACGACGGATTTTATATGGCAGAGATCGACGGTGTCAAGGGTCTAGTGCCCAGCAACTTCCTTACTGATGCTAATGACAATTATGGACCACCGGGACAAAGTAGCCAAG gTATGATGGGCGGCGGTAGAACCGGTATTCCGGGTACAAGTATGCCTGTCGGGGGACAAGGCCGTGGGCGAGGGGTACCACCCGGGCCTGGGGCTCGCGGTCCTCCTCCTCCGCCACGCGAAAACGTAGCCCCTGCACCCAGAAACCATCATCGCAAAACAG ATGCCTGCCCTCTTCCCCCTTCTCAGTTAGACCACAACACATGCGCCAGTATTCCAGAACAGGCGAATTCTCAG GGGAGGGGGAGAGGCGCGGTGAGCGCTCCTCAAGTGAGCACGATCGCGCGCACGAGCGCTGGTAATGTGAGCACGCCGACCGTGCAGTCTCCAGGATCGGCCGCCATTACCGGCATGCCGCCCATCGGCACAACGACGGCCGTCAGCACGTCGCCCGCCCGTCGAGGCGGGCCTGCTGTCGTGCCAGCACCGACCGCTCAGCCAACAACACAAGCCCCGCCTCCGACCACTCAGCCCAACCTCATGCAGAAGTTCTCCGAGATGACTGCCCCCGGTGGTGACATTCTCAGCAAAGGGAAGGAGCTCATCTTCATGAAGTTCGGACTCGGTGGAAAATAA